The following are encoded in a window of Telmatobacter sp. DSM 110680 genomic DNA:
- a CDS encoding four helix bundle protein, with the protein MAQDYRNLVVWQKAIELTVCTYKLTQSLPKDEIYGLSSQMRRASVSIASNIAEGRGRLNPREFRQFLGLAQGSTYELQTQLVVVNRLRLTKSEDLEEATVLLEEISKMLHSFIHTLNSAANRKEPLKARS; encoded by the coding sequence ATGGCACAGGACTATCGAAATCTTGTTGTGTGGCAGAAGGCGATCGAGCTTACGGTTTGTACATACAAGCTCACACAATCTTTGCCAAAAGATGAAATATATGGATTGAGTTCTCAAATGCGCAGAGCTAGCGTCTCGATCGCAAGCAATATTGCAGAAGGACGCGGCAGGCTGAATCCGCGCGAGTTTCGTCAATTTCTAGGATTGGCACAAGGTTCGACCTACGAGTTACAAACTCAGCTCGTTGTAGTGAACAGGTTGCGTTTGACGAAGTCCGAAGACTTGGAGGAAGCCACGGTACTCCTTGAAGAGATATCCAAAATGCTTCATTCCTTCATACACACCCTCAACTCCGCGGCCAACCGAAAAGAGCCGCTAAAAGCTAGGAGCTAG
- a CDS encoding beta-galactosidase codes for MSLSRNKRIRKASYCERRVWFLALLFLTVVSLGLSSLAASAQNTSAHPTWPGPGQLFVGTCYQPVDRSPEQIDQDIAIMKHAGFNVVRMGDLSWDSFEPSRGKFTFEWFDSIMDKMHAAGIQVILDIPGLPAPIWLHRAYPGVDIVAQDGTRLPPAERYMDNISDPDYIREVGAMADALMKRYAHHPAVIAIGYDNEIGNGFMSYSEADRQRFITWLKQKYGTIDALNKAWATQRWSRRLNSFEDVDLPLANGPGPSERYLDLHRYWSDVTVARLKELDAIRQREMPEIPSISNLWDTASRRGFDYLSTYKAYVSYGAEGFYPGDPISGSFGALMTKGALLTPIWFNEFTAGGGGFYGTPGRSRMYAYLGLIIGAQGTLAWTFNSHQGGEEQALFGLVNHDGTPSWKVDEFARISAEFKQLEKYGFPRYTHPEVAIAYSFDSFIDSHPNGPSNTTLQYFKPPYAEQVQGAFEPFFRANLDTAIINIGHEILAPYKLVVVPADYVMDEATASALRDYVSNGGTVLMTALSAKVDEHGQWFDTPLPGRLSDVFGLKTNAFYDSPALKFELDGKAIDTNVHRFEVLEPSTATVLARFTNITDHSPALTLNKFGKGNALYLATEANRSTIGPVLERVLQLSGIQAGPSTPEGVYARVVEGRTLYVNTTEENKIVDIKGSKRSIQTNRIYEGTIVLGPLQSDLVQ; via the coding sequence ATGTCACTTTCTAGGAACAAAAGGATCCGCAAGGCAAGCTACTGCGAAAGGCGAGTCTGGTTTCTCGCTCTTCTGTTTCTTACTGTCGTCAGTCTGGGGCTCTCAAGCCTCGCAGCAAGCGCACAGAATACTTCGGCTCATCCGACCTGGCCCGGTCCGGGGCAACTTTTTGTGGGCACGTGTTATCAACCCGTTGACCGGTCTCCGGAGCAAATCGACCAGGACATTGCCATCATGAAGCACGCCGGCTTCAACGTCGTGCGGATGGGCGATCTGTCGTGGGATTCCTTCGAGCCATCGCGGGGTAAGTTCACCTTTGAATGGTTCGACAGCATCATGGACAAGATGCATGCCGCCGGAATCCAAGTAATTCTGGACATCCCGGGTCTGCCCGCGCCCATCTGGCTCCATCGCGCGTACCCGGGCGTTGATATCGTTGCGCAAGATGGCACACGTCTTCCTCCCGCAGAGCGTTACATGGACAACATCAGCGACCCCGACTACATTCGCGAGGTTGGCGCCATGGCTGACGCGTTGATGAAGCGCTATGCGCATCATCCCGCGGTGATTGCCATCGGCTATGACAACGAAATCGGAAACGGCTTCATGTCGTATTCGGAGGCTGACCGGCAACGCTTCATTACATGGCTCAAGCAGAAGTACGGAACCATTGACGCACTGAACAAGGCGTGGGCAACACAGAGATGGTCGCGCCGGCTGAACAGCTTTGAAGATGTCGATCTCCCGCTCGCAAACGGTCCCGGACCATCGGAGCGATACCTTGACCTGCATCGCTATTGGTCGGATGTAACCGTGGCTCGCTTGAAAGAACTGGACGCGATTCGTCAGAGAGAAATGCCAGAGATTCCATCAATTTCGAATCTCTGGGACACGGCGTCGCGTCGCGGCTTTGACTACCTTTCAACGTACAAGGCCTATGTCTCATACGGAGCTGAAGGTTTCTACCCCGGTGATCCCATCAGCGGTTCATTCGGCGCATTGATGACGAAAGGAGCATTGCTGACACCGATATGGTTTAACGAGTTCACTGCAGGTGGCGGTGGATTCTACGGAACACCGGGCCGCAGCCGCATGTACGCCTACCTGGGACTCATAATAGGAGCTCAAGGGACCCTTGCCTGGACCTTCAACAGTCATCAAGGAGGAGAGGAGCAAGCGCTCTTCGGGTTGGTAAATCACGATGGAACTCCTTCATGGAAAGTGGATGAGTTCGCACGCATCTCTGCGGAGTTCAAGCAACTCGAGAAATACGGTTTCCCCCGCTACACGCATCCCGAAGTGGCCATCGCCTATTCATTCGATTCCTTCATCGACTCCCATCCCAATGGTCCTTCCAATACAACGCTGCAATACTTCAAGCCTCCCTACGCCGAACAGGTGCAGGGCGCTTTTGAACCGTTTTTTCGCGCCAACCTCGACACCGCTATCATCAACATCGGGCACGAGATTCTTGCACCCTACAAACTGGTCGTAGTGCCAGCCGATTACGTGATGGATGAGGCGACCGCATCAGCGCTCCGGGATTACGTGAGCAATGGAGGCACAGTATTGATGACGGCACTCTCAGCCAAAGTGGATGAGCACGGGCAATGGTTTGACACTCCGCTGCCCGGGCGATTGAGCGACGTGTTTGGACTGAAGACCAACGCGTTCTACGACTCTCCGGCATTGAAATTCGAGCTGGATGGCAAGGCGATAGACACCAATGTGCATCGCTTCGAAGTTCTCGAGCCTTCAACGGCAACTGTGCTTGCTCGATTCACGAACATCACAGATCATTCACCCGCACTTACACTTAACAAATTCGGTAAAGGCAATGCTCTCTACCTGGCGACTGAGGCGAACCGTTCGACAATCGGCCCCGTCCTCGAACGCGTACTTCAGCTTTCCGGCATTCAAGCGGGCCCTTCGACTCCGGAAGGCGTTTACGCCCGCGTAGTAGAGGGTCGCACTCTGTACGTAAACACAACTGAAGAAAACAAGATCGTAGACATCAAGGGGAGCAAGCGAAGCATCCAGACCAATCGGATCTATGAAGGCACTATAGTCTTGGGTCCGCTGCAATCCGATCTCGTCCAATGA
- a CDS encoding beta-xylosidase, producing MISSTTRNLFSGIYNTMCNSFTQRLFIVAFSALAVSSIPYVSAQVSPGSSREIVVSVKDARGPVDRFFDLSVGSDYPGTLIRDDSQAQLKLVTDELGFRYIRFHAIFHDVLGTVRIENGKTVYDWTKVDQLYDDLLARNIRPFVELGFTPKALATSQNSIFYWHGNTSHPKPDGWRDLVNAFVRHLEERYGKDEVRSWYFEVWNEPNLSGFWEGGDQKAYFELYDLTSKTIKNVDPRLRVGGPSTAGAAWVPEFLAHVRQSGAPVDFVTTHTYGVQGGFLDENGKSDTKLDPSQDAIIGDVRHVREQISASAFPALPLYFTEWSTSYTPRDSVHDSYISAPYILTKLKASQGLLQGMSYWTFTDLFEEPGPPTAPFQGGFGLLNPQGIRKPAYFAYKYLHALLGDSLATNDPQAMLSAKDGNVAAVIWNFEQPDQKVSNRSFYTKVIPSHPVAPVNLHLTHLAANSTYHLEVHRTGFHANDAYTAYIELGSPNELTEAQIAHLSELTQDLPETDKVVRSDTSGNVEITFPMNSNDIVLVKLARSEKGK from the coding sequence ATGATCAGCTCAACCACTCGAAACCTTTTCTCCGGGATATACAACACTATGTGTAATTCCTTCACGCAGCGGCTTTTCATCGTCGCCTTCAGTGCTCTAGCAGTCTCCTCGATTCCATATGTCTCCGCTCAGGTAAGTCCCGGATCCTCACGCGAGATCGTCGTCAGCGTGAAAGATGCGCGCGGTCCCGTCGATCGCTTTTTTGATCTTTCGGTTGGCTCCGATTATCCCGGAACGTTGATTCGCGATGACAGCCAGGCGCAGCTCAAGCTCGTGACCGACGAGCTTGGTTTTCGCTACATACGATTTCACGCCATCTTCCATGATGTCCTGGGAACTGTGCGTATCGAAAACGGCAAGACCGTGTATGACTGGACGAAGGTCGACCAGCTCTACGATGATCTGCTGGCGCGAAATATCAGGCCGTTTGTCGAGCTCGGCTTTACTCCGAAAGCGCTGGCGACCTCGCAGAACAGCATCTTCTACTGGCACGGGAACACATCGCATCCAAAGCCGGATGGCTGGCGCGATCTGGTAAATGCCTTCGTCCGGCACCTTGAAGAGCGCTACGGAAAGGACGAAGTCCGCAGTTGGTACTTCGAAGTGTGGAACGAGCCGAACCTGTCCGGCTTCTGGGAAGGCGGCGACCAGAAGGCATACTTCGAACTTTACGATTTGACCTCGAAGACGATCAAAAACGTCGACCCCAGGTTGCGCGTCGGAGGGCCCAGCACGGCCGGTGCGGCATGGGTGCCGGAATTTCTTGCGCACGTTAGGCAGAGCGGCGCTCCGGTCGATTTCGTGACCACTCATACTTACGGCGTGCAAGGTGGATTTCTTGACGAGAACGGAAAGAGCGACACGAAACTCGATCCTTCTCAAGACGCAATCATCGGTGATGTACGGCACGTTCGCGAGCAAATCTCCGCATCAGCTTTTCCTGCTCTTCCGCTCTATTTCACCGAGTGGAGTACCAGCTACACGCCACGCGATTCCGTTCACGACTCTTACATCAGCGCGCCCTACATCCTCACCAAACTCAAAGCAAGCCAGGGGTTGCTGCAGGGAATGAGCTACTGGACCTTCACCGACCTCTTCGAGGAGCCCGGGCCGCCGACAGCCCCTTTTCAGGGTGGATTCGGATTGTTGAACCCTCAGGGAATTCGTAAGCCGGCCTACTTCGCTTACAAATACCTGCATGCGCTCCTGGGTGACAGTCTGGCAACCAACGACCCGCAGGCGATGCTGTCCGCAAAGGATGGAAACGTGGCTGCTGTGATCTGGAACTTCGAACAGCCGGACCAGAAAGTCAGCAATCGCTCGTTTTATACGAAGGTGATTCCTTCGCATCCTGTCGCGCCTGTAAATCTGCATCTGACGCACCTCGCCGCAAATTCCACCTATCACCTTGAAGTGCATCGCACGGGGTTTCATGCCAATGATGCCTACACCGCTTACATCGAACTCGGTTCTCCCAATGAGCTGACTGAAGCGCAGATCGCGCATCTGAGCGAACTCACGCAGGATCTTCCTGAGACGGATAAGGTCGTGCGAAGCGATACCAGCGGCAATGTCGAAATAACATTTCCGATGAACAGTAACGACATCGTTCTTGTGAAGCTGGCTCGCAGCGAGAAAGGCAAATGA
- a CDS encoding alpha/beta hydrolase-fold protein: MIAFAMLLTASFCFAQDQGNFKPATSNVLDAQYPKVDGNSRVQIRFKAPDAAKVKLNFWSGPKVDMEKQPDGFWTLTTPPMAPGLHYYTIIVDGAEVSDPGSTAYFGGSKWASAVEVPEAGADYYLPQNVPHGQVREVWYHSSVTGTWRHALAYLPPDYDTAKTRYPVLYLQHGGGEDESGWIRQGKANFILDNLIAGRSVKPMIIVMANGYASRVGYVVPDLTGKPFGSPEFLKVMQERMGAFEDDMTQVLIPFVDKAFRTIADRDHRAMAGLSMGGMETFQVTFNHLDLFSYIGGFSGAGNPFLTGTKFDVKTAYNGALADPSEFAKRVHLLWIGVGTNEPERMKSGLESLHTSLDAGGVKHVFYESPGTDHEWQTWRRDLKDFAPRLFQPVVHQPIAAQQK; encoded by the coding sequence GTGATTGCATTTGCAATGCTGCTGACCGCGAGCTTCTGCTTCGCGCAGGACCAGGGCAATTTCAAGCCCGCCACATCGAATGTTTTGGATGCGCAGTATCCGAAGGTCGACGGCAACTCGCGCGTGCAGATTCGGTTTAAAGCGCCCGACGCCGCGAAGGTGAAGCTCAATTTCTGGAGCGGTCCCAAGGTTGACATGGAGAAGCAGCCCGACGGCTTCTGGACCCTCACAACCCCACCGATGGCTCCCGGGCTTCATTACTACACGATCATCGTGGATGGCGCTGAGGTGAGTGATCCCGGCAGTACCGCCTATTTCGGAGGTAGCAAATGGGCGAGCGCGGTCGAAGTGCCTGAGGCCGGAGCAGATTACTACTTGCCTCAGAATGTTCCGCACGGGCAGGTTCGTGAGGTCTGGTATCACTCCAGCGTGACGGGCACGTGGCGGCATGCCCTCGCATACCTACCGCCGGACTATGACACCGCGAAGACTCGCTACCCGGTACTTTATCTGCAACACGGCGGTGGTGAGGACGAATCAGGATGGATCCGGCAAGGCAAAGCGAATTTCATACTCGACAACCTGATCGCCGGCCGAAGTGTAAAGCCTATGATCATCGTCATGGCGAACGGATATGCCAGTCGTGTCGGCTACGTCGTTCCTGATCTCACAGGAAAGCCGTTCGGCTCGCCTGAGTTCCTGAAAGTAATGCAGGAGCGGATGGGCGCTTTCGAAGACGACATGACCCAGGTGCTGATCCCTTTTGTCGATAAGGCATTTCGCACGATTGCCGATCGCGATCACCGCGCCATGGCCGGACTGTCCATGGGCGGAATGGAAACGTTCCAGGTGACCTTCAATCATCTCGATCTGTTCTCTTACATCGGTGGGTTCAGCGGCGCGGGAAATCCTTTTCTGACGGGTACCAAATTCGACGTCAAGACCGCGTACAACGGAGCCCTGGCCGATCCATCCGAATTCGCAAAGCGCGTTCATCTGCTGTGGATTGGCGTAGGCACGAATGAGCCCGAACGCATGAAGTCTGGATTGGAGAGCCTGCACACTTCGCTTGACGCGGGAGGTGTGAAGCACGTCTTTTACGAGTCACCCGGCACCGATCACGAATGGCAGACCTGGCGTCGCGACTTGAAAGATTTCGCACCGCGACTGTTCCAACCTGTCGTTCATCAACCGATTGCTGCTCAGCAGAAGTAG
- a CDS encoding alpha-N-arabinofuranosidase yields MPLKIVAKTLTPGPAVCLLLLLSLPFALSSQTRIVNATIDTSKTGAPISKNIYGQFLEHGGDIVNTGVWSEMLVDRKFFYPVASTAPTPPPVTGGAGGNPRFRRVPTRWWSPIGGGDVVTMDSMDAYTGDHSPLVKLDAKDPHGVSQSGIAVRKGMAYTGRIVLAGSPGAVVKVTIIWGKEPADRQTVTIDRLGAAYRKFPLRYTARTDTDEATLEITGTGSGSFHVGAVSLMPADNIEGFRPEVVAALKQLRFGVLRFPGGNFVSAYEWRNGVGDIDKRPPIFDPVWHAVQPNDVGTDEFLTLCRLLGVDPYITVNAGFGDAWSARELVEYTNGAATTPLGRWRAANGHPAPYHVQWWGVGNEPWGDYQMGSMSLPQFELKHNLFAKEMKKIDPSIKLIAGGAMPDVMEGADQARRINGQYVPDYLSSADWTGQMLLNCLDNIDMVSEHYYASGTQHTDMKLQKKVPIEPPLSLLEWERAPAVQVRAKYEHYQEYLKRIPAFRAKPVPIAIDEWAYFGGNRDGYKVVPAYAWAFHEMFRHSDIFQMGAFTFATAMMSQNRTEAILNPTGMLFKMYRDHFGTIPVEVTGDSPQPKPTFPAGGDQPAVNPGSNTYPLDVSAALSDDRKTLSVAVLNPSDSAQSIRIAIGGTRLASEGKVWRMAPDSIDAAVQVDKKPEVQVEEETLGALPTTITVRPFSVNIYSYWMQ; encoded by the coding sequence ATGCCCCTGAAGATCGTCGCGAAAACTCTTACCCCAGGGCCAGCAGTGTGTCTCTTACTGCTACTTTCGCTTCCCTTCGCCCTTTCATCCCAGACTCGGATTGTCAACGCCACGATCGATACCTCGAAGACTGGCGCTCCTATCTCGAAAAATATCTACGGCCAGTTTCTTGAGCACGGCGGCGACATCGTGAACACTGGCGTCTGGTCTGAGATGCTAGTCGATCGCAAGTTCTTCTATCCCGTCGCCAGTACCGCACCTACGCCGCCTCCGGTGACAGGTGGTGCTGGCGGCAATCCGCGCTTTCGGCGCGTTCCTACGCGCTGGTGGTCTCCAATCGGCGGTGGTGACGTGGTCACCATGGACTCCATGGATGCCTACACTGGTGATCATTCGCCGTTAGTCAAACTCGATGCCAAAGATCCTCATGGTGTGAGCCAATCCGGAATCGCCGTTCGTAAAGGAATGGCCTACACAGGGCGGATCGTTCTCGCCGGCTCTCCCGGCGCGGTGGTGAAGGTGACGATCATCTGGGGCAAGGAACCCGCTGACCGCCAGACCGTCACCATCGACAGGCTCGGCGCCGCGTACCGCAAATTCCCATTGCGTTATACAGCGAGAACAGACACTGACGAAGCCACTCTTGAGATCACCGGCACAGGCTCGGGCTCCTTTCACGTTGGCGCGGTCTCGCTGATGCCCGCAGACAATATTGAAGGCTTCCGTCCGGAGGTGGTCGCTGCGCTCAAGCAATTGCGCTTCGGCGTCCTCCGCTTTCCGGGAGGCAACTTTGTCTCCGCATATGAATGGCGCAATGGCGTAGGTGACATCGATAAGCGGCCGCCTATCTTCGATCCTGTCTGGCACGCCGTGCAGCCCAACGACGTGGGCACGGACGAGTTTCTCACGCTATGCCGTCTCCTCGGCGTTGATCCTTATATCACCGTCAATGCAGGGTTCGGCGACGCGTGGTCGGCGCGCGAGCTAGTCGAATACACCAACGGTGCCGCAACAACGCCCCTGGGAAGATGGCGAGCCGCGAATGGCCACCCTGCTCCATATCACGTGCAGTGGTGGGGAGTTGGTAACGAGCCATGGGGCGACTACCAGATGGGCTCGATGTCGCTTCCGCAATTTGAGTTGAAGCACAATCTCTTCGCGAAAGAGATGAAGAAGATCGATCCATCCATCAAGCTGATCGCTGGCGGAGCGATGCCGGACGTGATGGAAGGAGCCGACCAGGCGAGGCGCATCAACGGCCAGTATGTTCCGGACTATCTTTCCTCGGCTGACTGGACGGGGCAAATGCTGCTGAACTGCCTCGACAACATCGACATGGTCAGCGAGCATTACTACGCATCGGGCACGCAACATACCGACATGAAGCTGCAAAAGAAGGTGCCTATCGAGCCTCCGCTGTCGTTGCTTGAATGGGAACGCGCGCCCGCCGTCCAGGTTCGCGCCAAATATGAGCACTATCAGGAATACCTGAAGCGCATTCCCGCTTTCCGTGCCAAGCCCGTTCCGATTGCAATTGATGAATGGGCTTATTTCGGCGGCAACCGCGACGGATATAAGGTCGTTCCGGCATATGCGTGGGCCTTCCATGAAATGTTCCGCCACTCCGATATCTTCCAGATGGGTGCATTCACCTTCGCAACCGCGATGATGAGCCAGAACCGAACTGAAGCAATCCTCAATCCCACTGGAATGCTGTTCAAGATGTACCGCGATCACTTCGGCACTATCCCCGTCGAGGTAACCGGAGACTCTCCACAGCCGAAGCCAACGTTTCCTGCTGGCGGCGATCAACCCGCGGTCAACCCCGGCAGTAACACGTATCCGCTGGATGTTAGCGCGGCGTTAAGCGACGACCGCAAGACCCTCTCCGTTGCCGTACTCAATCCTTCTGACTCTGCACAGAGCATCAGGATTGCCATCGGTGGAACGAGGCTTGCGAGTGAAGGAAAGGTGTGGCGCATGGCTCCTGACTCCATCGATGCAGCCGTTCAAGTGGACAAGAAGCCTGAGGTTCAAGTGGAGGAAGAGACGCTCGGTGCGCTGCCTACCACCATCACGGTGCGCCCCTTCAGCGTGAACATTTATTCGTATTGGATGCAGTAG
- a CDS encoding alpha/beta fold hydrolase yields the protein MKMMKLFLACVVAITPAAQSSAQVQTNVPEVVSGAKPVAVEHIKIHGTALEGNLEGDAVDREVIVFLPPSYQKDKKRRYPVVYALHGYSIGAEQWTHEIHVPQTVEGAFALGSQEMIVVLPDSKTVYNGSMYSSSVTTGDFEKFIWHDVVSYIDAHYRTIPDRTSRGLVGHSMGGYGASRIGMKHPDVFGALYIMSPCCMSSMIGGGPGTADQIKERAIASEKKVATAKSPADLAAQSPGFAAAQYATAAAWAPNPKNPPLYFDLPTKDGVPQPEIVARYTANSPLAFVDQYIGNLKQYRAISMDVGDQDGLRFDATKLHTILDNYGIANSFEIYAGTHVSAVADRFQNHVLPFFSKNLCFTADCR from the coding sequence ATGAAAATGATGAAACTGTTTCTAGCGTGCGTTGTTGCGATCACACCTGCCGCCCAGTCCTCGGCCCAGGTGCAGACCAACGTTCCCGAAGTTGTCTCTGGCGCAAAGCCAGTGGCAGTGGAGCACATCAAGATCCACGGCACGGCACTTGAAGGCAATCTTGAAGGCGACGCCGTCGATCGGGAGGTCATCGTTTTTCTGCCGCCCAGCTACCAGAAAGACAAAAAACGCCGCTATCCCGTGGTCTACGCGCTCCACGGGTACTCCATCGGCGCGGAGCAGTGGACGCATGAGATTCATGTTCCGCAGACCGTCGAAGGTGCGTTCGCGCTAGGCTCGCAGGAGATGATCGTCGTGCTGCCCGATTCTAAAACCGTGTATAACGGCTCGATGTATTCAAGCTCGGTTACCACCGGCGATTTCGAGAAGTTTATATGGCATGACGTTGTGTCTTACATCGACGCACACTATCGCACCATCCCCGATCGCACCAGCCGTGGTCTTGTCGGCCACTCCATGGGCGGCTATGGTGCGTCGCGCATCGGCATGAAGCATCCAGATGTCTTTGGCGCTCTCTACATCATGAGTCCCTGTTGCATGTCTTCGATGATCGGGGGCGGACCGGGCACCGCCGATCAGATCAAGGAGCGCGCCATCGCGAGCGAGAAGAAGGTGGCCACCGCCAAGTCTCCGGCAGACCTTGCGGCGCAGTCGCCGGGATTCGCTGCCGCGCAGTATGCAACAGCAGCGGCGTGGGCACCCAATCCCAAGAACCCTCCGCTTTACTTCGATCTGCCGACAAAGGATGGCGTTCCGCAGCCGGAGATTGTAGCGAGATACACGGCCAACTCGCCGCTTGCATTCGTCGATCAGTACATCGGCAATCTCAAACAATACCGCGCCATCTCGATGGATGTTGGCGATCAGGACGGATTGCGATTCGATGCTACCAAGCTGCATACCATCCTCGATAACTATGGGATCGCGAACAGCTTTGAGATTTACGCGGGCACGCATGTAAGCGCAGTCGCCGATCGATTCCAGAATCATGTGCTGCCGTTCTTCAGCAAGAACCTCTGCTTCACAGCCGATTGCCGTTAG
- a CDS encoding TIM-barrel domain-containing protein, whose amino-acid sequence MLRKAGIHRMCRDGWELIPVLFLFFAASLMANAQMPGQNAPGPPPAQIEQTSHGIRATAGSEVLEVAVCADSVIHVVATPGRAASGSPRPWMLDELQACPGAPFTFAQDAKAASLKTSQLEVIVNVERGNLSFRTISGESLLNEGNSIARTYEPVELNGEHTYRVTDRFSPSITEALYGLGQHQNGMFNYRGATVELGQNNTDVAIPLLISNKGYGLMWNTAALTYFDNRFPLDMKLTSIAGKSIDYYFLYGPEIDAVLHEYRTMTGHTPMLPKWAYGFFQSKDRYVSLDEIRGIAARYRQEHIPLDAMVQDWFWWKTEGDPVFNSNYHDVAQDLDALHKENVHAMISVWGLLDPSSETYKLLDAKNELVTDAHVYDATNREARDLYWQHLPGKLLAQGWDAFWLDSAEPEEYWPHMGDAILSSRQIAIGNGAEFTNVFPLAHTLGVQDHWKAQNPSKRVFLLTRSAFLGQQRVGATVWSGDVYGTYWGLNHQVPAGLNFALSGAPYWTTDIGGYWPPHEDPIADPAFQELYARWFEYGTFCPIFRTHGHRPHNELWSFDKVEPILVSYDRLRYRLMPYIYSLAWKVTSEDYTIQRPLVMDWRGDSNTWNLGDQFMFGPAIMVNPVLKADAVKRNVYLPAAAAWYDFWTGKSVKGGQEIEAAAPLDRIPLFVRAGSILPMGPQIEYATQDPAGPIELRIYRGADGKFDLYEDGGDGYEYEKGQHSVIPIQWNDHNSSLTIGSRQGSFPGMIEHRKFRVVLVAAGHGTGVDVTSTANAEISYEGNEVHATIK is encoded by the coding sequence ATGCTTAGGAAAGCAGGAATTCACCGCATGTGTCGGGATGGATGGGAACTCATTCCTGTCCTGTTTCTCTTCTTCGCTGCCTCGCTGATGGCAAACGCACAAATGCCCGGACAGAATGCGCCGGGGCCTCCACCCGCACAAATCGAGCAGACGAGCCACGGCATCCGCGCCACCGCGGGCAGTGAAGTCTTGGAAGTCGCCGTGTGTGCTGACTCGGTGATTCACGTCGTTGCCACGCCCGGTCGTGCTGCCTCAGGATCGCCGCGCCCCTGGATGCTCGACGAACTGCAAGCCTGTCCCGGAGCGCCATTCACGTTTGCGCAAGACGCGAAAGCGGCCAGTTTGAAGACTTCTCAGCTTGAAGTGATTGTCAATGTCGAACGCGGCAATCTCTCATTTCGCACCATCAGTGGAGAATCGCTGCTGAACGAAGGCAACAGCATCGCGCGAACCTACGAGCCGGTCGAGCTCAATGGAGAACACACCTACCGCGTCACGGACCGCTTTTCTCCCTCTATCACTGAAGCGCTCTATGGGCTGGGCCAGCACCAGAACGGAATGTTCAACTATCGCGGAGCCACCGTTGAGTTGGGTCAAAACAACACTGATGTCGCAATCCCTCTGCTGATTTCGAACAAGGGCTACGGGCTGATGTGGAATACGGCGGCGCTCACTTATTTTGACAATCGATTCCCGCTTGATATGAAGCTGACGTCAATCGCGGGCAAGTCTATCGATTACTACTTTCTCTACGGCCCGGAGATCGACGCCGTTCTTCACGAGTACCGCACCATGACCGGCCACACGCCCATGTTGCCGAAGTGGGCGTATGGCTTTTTTCAATCGAAGGACCGCTACGTATCGCTCGACGAGATTCGCGGGATCGCAGCGCGCTATCGGCAGGAGCATATTCCGCTCGACGCCATGGTGCAGGATTGGTTCTGGTGGAAGACCGAGGGCGATCCAGTCTTCAATTCCAACTATCACGATGTGGCTCAAGATCTCGATGCGCTGCACAAGGAAAACGTGCACGCGATGATCTCTGTCTGGGGACTGCTCGATCCCAGCTCCGAAACCTATAAGCTTCTCGATGCAAAGAACGAACTAGTGACCGACGCGCACGTCTATGACGCCACCAACCGCGAGGCGCGCGACCTCTACTGGCAGCACCTGCCCGGCAAGCTGCTAGCGCAGGGATGGGATGCGTTCTGGCTCGACAGCGCCGAGCCCGAAGAATACTGGCCGCACATGGGCGACGCCATTCTCAGCAGCCGCCAGATCGCGATCGGCAACGGCGCCGAATTCACCAACGTCTTTCCACTCGCGCATACCCTCGGTGTGCAGGATCACTGGAAGGCGCAGAACCCGAGCAAGCGCGTTTTTCTGCTCACGCGTTCCGCATTTCTCGGCCAGCAACGTGTTGGTGCCACTGTCTGGTCGGGAGATGTCTACGGTACTTACTGGGGATTGAATCATCAGGTTCCAGCCGGTCTGAATTTCGCGCTGTCTGGAGCTCCATATTGGACCACTGATATCGGCGGCTATTGGCCTCCGCACGAAGACCCAATCGCCGATCCGGCGTTCCAGGAACTCTACGCTCGCTGGTTCGAGTACGGCACGTTCTGCCCGATCTTTCGCACCCACGGACACCGGCCCCATAACGAGTTGTGGAGCTTCGACAAAGTCGAGCCCATCCTAGTGAGTTACGACAGGCTTCGGTACCGGCTGATGCCGTACATCTATTCGTTGGCCTGGAAGGTGACCAGCGAGGACTACACCATTCAGCGTCCGCTCGTGATGGACTGGCGCGGCGACTCCAACACATGGAACCTCGGCGATCAATTCATGTTTGGCCCTGCCATTATGGTCAATCCTGTGCTCAAAGCCGACGCGGTCAAGCGCAATGTTTATTTGCCGGCAGCTGCCGCATGGTACGACTTCTGGACTGGCAAATCGGTCAAAGGCGGGCAAGAGATCGAAGCCGCTGCGCCGCTCGATCGTATTCCGCTTTTCGTGCGGGCCGGTTCCATTCTTCCTATGGGTCCGCAGATCGAGTACGCCACGCAGGATCCCGCCGGACCCATCGAGCTTCGCATTTATCGTGGCGCCGATGGGAAATTTGACCTTTATGAAGACGGAGGCGATGGATACGAGTACGAGAAGGGCCAACATTCCGTCATCCCCATCCAATGGAACGACCACAATTCGTCACTCACCATCGGCTCGCGGCAAGGCTCTTTCCCCGGAATGATCGAACACCGCAAATTCCGCGTCGTCCTGGTCGCAGCAGGACATGGAACAGGCGTAGATGTGACCAGCACGGCAAACGCGGAGATCAGTTACGAAGGCAACGAAGTTCACGCAACTATCAAGTGA